AATCACGCACATGTAAAAACTCGCGTCTAGGCGCGCCACTGCCCCAAATTTGCACCCCTTGTGCGCTCACTCCGTGTTGTTCTAAGAGATTTAAGGCTTCTTGTTGGCTAGACACTTGCAAATCTTGCAACACCAAATCTAGGCGGTTGTTTTCTAGCAAATGGGCTAGGTGCATTTTTCTTAAGAGCGCGGGCACAACATGGGAGTTTTGCAGATCGAAGTTATCATGCTCGCCGTATAAATTGGTGGGCATCGCGCTGATAAAATGAGTCCCATACTGGGCGTTGTAAGATTCGCACATCTTAAGCCCGGCGATTTTGGCAATAGCATAAGGTTCGTTAGTGGACTCTAGGGGGCTGGTGAGTAGGGCTTGCTCTTTAATAGGCTGAGGGCACTCTCCGGGGTAAATACAAGTGGAGCCTAAAAAGAGAAGTTTTTTAACCCCATACTTGTAGGCGCAGTGGATTGTGTTGGTTTGGATGGCTAAATTTTGGTAGATAAAATCCGCGCGGTAAGTGTTATTAGCCAAAATCCCCCCCACTTTAGCCGCGGCTAAAATGACGATGTCGGGGCGTTCTATCTCAAAAAATTGTTCGACCGCATTTTGCTGTGTTAAGTCTAACTCAGAATGGGTTTTTAAAATTAAGTTATTAAAACCTTGCTCTTGCAAACACGCCACTAGCGCGCGCCCCACTAAGCCCCTATGCCCGGCTACAAAAATTTTATCACCCTCTTGCATGCACTCTCCTAGTCTTAAACAACTATGATAGCAGGGCAGGGCGGGCATGTCAAGGCAAGCTAGCACCCTTAAGTGCGCGCTTTACTTCTTAAGCGCGGGGCTTAAAGTTTAGGGGTGTAGCTGAAGCAATCTTAGGCGCGATACCAATGGGGGAGGGTTGTGAGGCGGTCGCAATCATCAAACATGCAATCCATATCCTTAACCTTAGACACATCCCAACTATCCAAAGGTTGGTTAAATTGTTCGCAACCAGCAAACATGCCAAAAGTGTTTTTGACACTAGATACATCCCAGTCTCCTAAGGGTTGGTTAAAGCTAGTGCAACCATTAAACATGTGTTTCATATCCTTAACATTAGAAACATCCCAGCTATTTAAGTGTTGATTAAAGTTTTTACAATCTTGAAACATGGCACGCATGTCTTCCACTCTAGACACATTCCAATCATCTAAAGACTGGTTAAAATTCTCACAATCTTGAAACATACGATACATATTTGTAATCCTAGACACATCCCAGTTATCCAAAGGTTGGTTAAAACTAGAGCATCCATTAAACATACCATCTATGCTTTTTACACTGGAGATGTTCCAATTATTTAGGGATTGATTAAAATTTTTGCACTTAGTAAACATACCTCCCATTTTTTCCACACTAGACACATCCCAGTTATCTAGGGGCTGGTTAAAATCCTCACAACAAAAAAACATACACCACATCTCCATGACACTAGACACATTCCAGTTGTTTAAGGGCTGATTAAAGCATATACAATGAGAAAACATACCGCTCATGCATTCTACCCTAGACACATTCCAACTTGAAATATCATGGTCAAAGTGGATAGCATTATTAAACATGTTTCGCATGTCGGTTACATGCGAAGTATCCCAAGTTTCTAAGCCTTCAAAGTTTTTGCGGGTGAAGGCTGGGGGCACACCCACACCAGTTGAATGCGAAAACACATAACTCAAATCCGTAATCTTGCTAATGTCAATATCCCCTAGATGCACACTCTCATCGGCGACTAATTTTTTAAGCTCCTCTTTGCTTTGGGGGACATATTTTTTAGCACCCTTAGGTGTAGAAAAATTTTGGGGCGTGGGCTGGCTGGGTTTGGATGCAATCGCGCCTAGCACGCCCTCTAAATCTGTAACGCTATTTTGCAAGCCCTCTAGCACCTCTAAGACCTCTTGGGCGCTATTGGGTTTCTCTAGCGCGCTTAAAGACGCAACTATCTTAGCTTGGGCGTGCTTTAGCTTAGTCAAGCTTTTTTCTAGCTCTAAGTCATCCTCTTTTAAGCTAGCATAATGCTCTCTTAAAGCCTTTAGCGCACCGCCCAAACCTTCAGAAAATGCGCTAAAACTCGCGCGAAGTTCCTCAGCCTCTTGTTGCACTTCTAAGCCCTCTTCTAGGGCACTTTTGCCCAAACGCATAGCCCGCTTGACATTTTTGAGCTCTTGCTCTAACTTTTCTAAAACTTGTTGCATAAAAAACCTCCCAAATAGTGTAGGCTTAGAGTCTAGCATAAATTTAGCCCTAAATACTACCGCCCCTCATTTTTATCAAACCAATCGCGTTGGCTAGTAGATTTTCTTAAACTATGACACATATTGGCACATTGTGCTTGGGTGCTGGGGCGCAGGTATTCAGGGTGCAGACACGCGCTAGGGTGTTTAGGCAAGTAAAATACGCTATCCCCCGCATGTTGATCCATGAGCACCACCTCCAAACCTTCTAAGAATTGGGCGATACGCTGGAGGGCAAAAAACTTTAGCTCGCCCGATGGGCTTGGTTGCTTCAAGAGTCTAGCAAGACTTGCAGTAGAGAGGTCTAAGGGATCTGTTTGCCTTACTTGACACCCTAAAGAGTTGGACTCTTTAAAGGCTGTGGCTAAATCCCAACTTAGTAGTTTCGTGGGGATTGCGCGCACCATTTGATAGGCTAGCAAAGCGATTTTATAATCTTGATAAAGCGCGTAGGCGCGTTTGCCATTGTAGCTGTTTTCTTCAAATTTATGCGCATCCATAAGGGGGGCTAAAACATGCGCCCATTGCGCTTGGGGTCTATCCTTGGCACGATGGGCAAGGAAGCTCACATATTCAGAGGCATCATAGACAGATAGCAGAGATTGGTAACGCAGAGGTTTGTAGAGAAAGTCAAGCACACGCACCAAGGTTTGGGCAATCTCTTGGGTAGAGAGGGGGTTTTTCTGGCACGGGCTAGAGTTACCCTCCAAAAGGGCAAAGAGAAAGATGATCGCTTGGGTTTGCATGTGTTTTTTTAAGGCAACAGCTTCGCCTTCCATGACCTGTTTTAAATTGGTGCCATCGCTGTATTTGTCGTATTTCTCTAGTTTAGTTTTAAAGTGCGCAAATAGGGGCAAAGATTCTAGGGCGTTTTGGGCTTGTTGTTCTAGACTGGGGAGGAGGGGTTTTAAAAGGGGCGCGTTTTGCTTGCAGGGGGCATTTTGCAGGGCGTGCTGCATCTGGGTGTGCATAGAATCTAGGTTTTGTAAGAACACAGCGGGCAAAGTGAGCTCTTTGGGCGGGGTGTAGAGTGCCCAATCCTGCAGGGCAAGGCATGCGGGTTCTTTGGAGTCAAAACCGCTTAATTGTTCTTGAGCATTCAAATACAAGCAGGGGCTATTGCCTATGCTCAAGAGTCTAACACTTCTTATGTAATCCTTAAAATAGAGGGGGTTAAAACTCTGGGCTTTAAAGATATGTTGGCAATTTTGCACGCTCTGCGCGCTTAGGTATTGGGGAGCAAAGCAGGGGGTGGGATTAGCGCGCAAACGCTCCGCCGAGATGAGTTCAGACCTGCGGATACTATCCATATAAAACTCTTGGTTATACAAAAACGCCTCCACGCGTCTTTGGGCGTGCAAATCCCATAATTGAAAAACTTCTTGGGTGTGCGTATCCATACTCTTAAGCCATTGGCTAGCTAAATCCCATTGGAGATCGTCCCACTCTATACAATAGTCGGTAGAGTTACGATTGCAAGGCTTGGGGACTATTCTTTGGTGTAAAGCTAATTTTTTGGCTAAACCCATGCCCATTAAATCTTTAGGATATGCCCTAGAGACGATATCAGGAATAGGATCACAGGAATTTTTGCAGGGTCTAGCTTGCAGGGGCTTAGAAACTTGCAAGGCCTTTAAATACAAGCTAAGATCAAGTCCTTGCTTTTTAGCTTGGAGCAAAGAGGGGTAGATCAAATCTAGCATGTGTAAATAATCTTGCGCAATAAAGGTGGCGGGGCGTATGATGCGGTGCAGATCATTACTCGTTTCATTGACTTTGCGCATATAAGCTTGCAAGAGAGTTAAAAGCTGGAATTGCGTGTAATCTAGCAGGTGATCCCACTCTTTGTCTTTGAGGGGGGCTAGCAGAGGGGTGGCGTGGATAATAGCTTGTAGGTGTTGGCTTAGGGCGGGCTTGATCTGTGCAAGGGTCATCCCCTTTTCATCGTGATCATTAAAAGCCTGTATGAGAAAATCTTGAGTATTTTGAAAGGCTTGCACCAAACCTTTAGGCAGGGGCGCGCTAACATGAGGAGGGTTGTCTTTGAGGATTTGGCAAAGGGGTTCTTTGGAGGGGAAGGTTTGGATCGTGTTTTGGGGGGTGAGATAGAGGCAGGGTTGTTTGAAGGCAATAAGGCGGAAATTGTGGAAAAAATCTTGCACCATTTTGGGTAAGCTATATTCGAGCATGGGACTCATCTCCCAATTCAACTTTTCGCCCAAAAAGCGTAGATATTCCTTTAAATCTAAGCCTTGTTTGAACGCCTGTATGAGTAGGGGATAGACCACCTCTAAACTGGTAGAAAAATTTTCTAAAAAGACCTCTGGGTTGAGAGGTTGGATTTCAGGATCTCCCACCATCGTGTAGAAATCGGGATCGTCATAACAATCCATGCCCGGAATCTTATAGCGCATGAGCGCAATAGCGTGCAAAATTTCAAAACTTCTAATTTCTTGGGCGAGGGGTGAGGGCAACTGCGCTTGGATGGCTTTGATAGTGGGGAGCGCATCTACCATTTTGCTAGCTAGATTAATCCAAGTGGGGGCATATTTCTTCACCATATCCATGGAGTAGATGTCTGGATCAAAGCCCTTAGGGCACAACATCCCCTTAGTGGTTTCTTGAAACGCCCCTAACATGGAATGATAAATCTCTTGTGAGGCGTTTAAAAAAGTGCCTTTATCTAAACTCCATTTGGGGGGTTGAGGGGTTTCATCTTTGGGATGGACGCGTGTGAGGAGCCATGCGCATGCCAATAAGACAAGAACTAGCAATAGAGACGCAAAACCTACGCGTGCCCAGCGTCTATGCATCAGCTAGTCCTGCAAGAGCCTATGACTGCGCCACTTGTTGCTCACATGTGCTTTGGGTGTGGTAATCCATGTATTTTAGAGGAAAGGTTAGGGCGCATTCTCTAGGAAAATACTCTAAGCAGAGGTCTAAAAAGACCTTTTCTAAAAAGACATTTCCACACAAATAGACCTTGCCTAAATTAAATTTGGTGTGCGCATCATAGATAATATTGCCTAAAAACTCCGCTAAAGAGTCGAGCACGCCAAAGCACATGGTAGGCGCGTCCGTGCCCCCCAGCGTGTAGCTCACCGCGCTTCTAAGAGTGGGCGCGGGGTTGAGGTTGGGAGGGTCTTTGGTGAGTTTAAAATCAATATGCGGACCTTTGGTGCGCAAAAATGTTTTAGCATAGTTGGTGATGGCGCGTGTGTCATGGATGGGGCTAAAGCCTAGCACCTGCACCAATCCAGCTAAAAAATCCATCAAATTCGCGCTAGACTCTAGGGGTGTGAAGGGTTCTTGGGCTAAGCGCGCGCAAAGTTCCGGGTAAGCTTTTTGGTAGTTGGCATAGAGTTTGCGCCCCTTGGCATTGCTTTGGAGTTGCTTAATGAGCGCGCTAGGATGGGTGGGCAAATCTAAGCGCATGAGCTGTTTATAGTCGCCCTCATCATAAATCCAAAAGCAACTAGGGCGATCAAAGTTTAAATATATGAGAAGATGAGGTTCTTTAGGGGCTTCTTGACTGACAAATTCTAAAGTAGGGCTCATGGTCGTGCGCGTGTGGGGGAGCAAAAGCCCATTTTTAGCGACACTGAAAACCTGCTCTGGAATGCTTAAAATAGTGCAGGTGTAGCTCCAATTAGCTTTAGCGCCTGCATTCTCGCTTAAAAAGAGATAGGAAATGCCTTTTTGTAGTAAGCAACGCCCTAAAAGCGCTAGTCCAAAATCATAGGGCAGTCCTGCGCAAATTTCTAAACTCTTAAACTCCTCTACAAAGACCTCTTTTAAAGTTGCGATGAGATTGGGTTTTTCAAAGGCGCAGAGTGTTTGCGCGCTCTTGGCATCCATGCGCGTTAAAGAGAGCACACTCGCCAAATCTAAAAACAATACTTTTGAGTCCTCCTTAGGCGTGCAAGAAAGAGCCTTTTGTCCCCTAGAGGTTTCTACAATGAGGGTTTCACCTGCCTGCAAACGGCGCACCATATCGTCTAAGGCTGCTTGGACCTCTGTAGGTGTTTGGCATGGCTGATTGGCATAGATAAAAGTTGAAATTCTAGGCTCTAGTGTGCCAAAATGCGCGCTATTTTCTTCTAAGGCTACGCGCTCTTCTAAAACATCAATGCAGGGTTTTAATCTCTCTTGTGTCTGCCATTCTATCTTATCCTGCACCACCTCCACGCTGACAAAACGAAAACTCAAAGAAAGCGGGAGGCGTTGGCTTATTAAGTTGGTAAAGTCTTCTGCCTGCTCTAAACTGGCTTGTAAATAAAAAAACTCTGTAGTGTTCGCATAGGATAAACCCAGCACGTGCGCGTGCGCGCTTAAAAAATCCATGAACAACGCACCAATCTGCGCGCCAAATTCTCCTAGTAGCTCAAATTTAAATCTAAAAACCATCATAGTGCCATCCTATAAGAGTGTTGTGCGATCTCTGTTAAACTTTGTGCATTGGCTTTAGCGGATATGCGCACGCCCCATTTACTCAAAATTTCCAGCGCACAATCCCTAGCCACCTGCGCGCCTTGCAACATTTCCGCGCTGAGTTCAAAGGTCGTGTGTTCCTGCACAATGGAGGGCACAAGTCCGATAATGGTCGTGGGCGGTAGATCGCCCATTAAAGCGGTCAATCTCAAGGTTTGCAACATCTCCACCTCATGCGCGCTACCCGCCCAAGTGATCTCAGGGGGGATGCTTTCAAAGTCAAAGCAAAAGACTTCGCCCACGCGCGCGTTAGCCACGCTCACGCAATCCAAGATCAAAACCTTATCGTATTCCACAATCCAGGGGATTAAAGCCTGCGCCATGGTGCCCCCGTCCATAAATTCTAATTTATGAGGGTAGTCAAAAGCGTAATTATGGGCTAGTTGGTTGCACAAATGCACCCCAACCCCCTCATCGCCTAGTAAGATATTCCCCACCCCTAGCACCAAAATATCCACACGCTAGCCTTTTATATAACGGCGACCACTCACCATAACATCCGCGCCCCCATCGGGGAAACGCAGGGAGTGGAACACGACCATATAAACATGCACTGGAATAAAAAGACAGATTCCCCAAGTTGCTAAGTGATGGATATAGCGCACATTGGAGAGCCCCCCACACAACACCTCAAACCATTGAAAAAGAGGTTGTAAGCGCGCGCCCAAACCCTCATGATAAACATTATAGTAAAGCACAATACCGCTCAAGATCACCAGCACCAAAAGCGCGCAGAGAGAGAAATACGCCACAAATTGCAGGGGGTTATACAGCCCCTGACGCAAAGAATACCTGCCCATTAAAAAGTAAATTTTAAGCTGATCTAGCCAAGTGCGCAGGCTAAAAATTCCCTTAACAGAAAGGCGTTCCTCGCGACTCTTGCGATCAAAGAAAAAGAGATAAAACCTAAAAAGAGAGATGGCAATGAGGACAAAGCCGACCATGATATGCGCGCTACGGATATAGGCTTGCAAGAAATACATGTTTGTATAAACACTCGAGCGGGGTTGCAGAAAGGGGAAGGCGATATAAAAGCCTGTGAGCATTAACACAAAAATCGCCAAAGCGCGCACCCAGTGGAAAAAGCGCACCCAACCTGAATACTCTTGATGCGCATAGTAGCGGGTGTTATTGGGATGGGGCATGGCAGTCCTCCTTTTTAGCTTTATCAAAGCGCGCAAAGCTAGGATCGACTCTAAACTCGCCAAAATCGCGCCCCTTGATATCCATCACATGCACCGAGCAGGCGATGCAAGGGTCAAAGGAGTGGATGGTGCGGATGATTTCTAAGGGCTGAGTCAAATCCGCGATTTTTGTGCCTATTAAGCTCATCTCATAAGGTCCGCTCTGCCCTTTTGCATCGCGCGCGCCCGCATTCCAAGTAGAGGGCACGACCGCCTGATAATTCTCCACCACGCCGTTTTTAATGCGCACCCAATGACTGAGCATACCTCTTGGCACTTGCCCAATATAACGCCCCTTGTATTCTTTATTCTTATCAATCACATAGGGCGCGCAAGTGCTTTGATCGGATTTTAAATTCTCTACCAACGAATCCCAAGCTTGTAGCCCATTTTCCACTAAAATCTTAGCTTCCAAACAGCGCGCTGCCGTGCGCCCTAGGGTGCTAAAGATCGCCTCTGTGGGCAAGCCTGTATCTTTTAAAAACTGGGTAGCGACTTTTGTCGTGTGTGGGTTTTTAGCTGCCAAGCCTACCACCAAAGAGGCTAAGGGTCCCACTTCTATAGGCATGCCATTGTAGCGCGGGGCTTTGATCCATGAATATTTGCCCTGAGTGTCTAGCACCTTGCTAGGTTCTAGTTTGCCACTTAGTCCTATACTCTGCCCCTCTTTAAAGCCGGTATAATCGGGGGTTGTTTGCCCATCATAGGGGTGGAGTTCTGTTTCTTTGCTGTCGTATTTATACCACGAGTGCGTTACATCCTCTTTGATCCAATCTTCATTAATGGGGTGTAAGGTGTTTAGATCGCCATTGAGCACCACGCCCGAACTCAATAAATATTTGTCCCGACTGAGCAAGATTTCTTCATGGGCGATGAAGTTTTTCACCCCACAGCCATGTAAAACACTTTGTTCATTTTTAAACATTTGGGCTGCCATCACTAAATCCGGGTAATAGGCGCGCTCTACGAAGTTTTTTACAATCTCAAATTTGCTTTTCCACTCGGCTAAACGGGTTGGATCAAGCACATCGCGCACGGAGGTGATCCCCCCCACCGTGAGGCTTTGGGGATGGGGTTGTTTAGCCCCAAAGATCGCCGTCATCTTTGCCGCCTCACGCTGGATAGCAAGCAGATTTAGATAGTGTGAGAGCACGATCAAATTTTGCTCCGGGCTCAAATGGTAAGTTTTATGCCCATAATAGCCATTGGCAAAGGGACCCAGCGCGCCCTGTTTGGCAAAATCCCCCACGCGTTTTTGCACCGCTTTTAAAGTGTCCTCGCCCGTGTCTAAGGGATAGTCGCAATAATCAAAGGCGATTTGGCTGGCTTTTTTGGGATCGGCTTTGAGAGCGCTCAACAAATCGCACCAATCTAGCCCGTGCAAAGTGTAGAAATGCACTACATGATCATGCAAGAGGAGTGCGATATTCATCAGTGAGCGCACAAGCTGGGCATTCAAAGGGGGCACAATGCCTAAAGCGTCCTCTACCGCGCTAATGCCCGCCTTGTAGTGCGAATAAGTACAAACCCCACAAATGCGTTGGGCGATAAAGCCCGCATCTCTAGGGTCGCGATTTTTAATGATGGTTTCTAGCCCCCTAAAGAGGGTTGAGCAAGAATGCGCGTCTGTGATGACATTGTTATCATCTACAACGACCTCAATACGCAAATGCCCCTCAATGCGGGTAATGGGATCGACAATGATTTTTTTAGACATAGGCATCTCCTTGATCATCTTTTTTTAATCCGGCTAAAAGGGCGTGCATCGCTATGCCAATCCCAGCTGCACTTAGGGCAATGATTCCTACATTGTCTGCAACTCTATCTGCTCCTACTCCTCCAAACGCGCTGGTAATGGGCACAATCAAGCGGTTAGAGATAGGTTCTTCAAAGGGACTCATGGTGTCCCAAAAATTGGGTTCAGAGCAACCAATACAGCCATGCCCGGCTTGGATGGGCCAGCTGGTATGCGAGTTAAAGCGCAGAGTGGAGCAGTTATTAAAGGTATAGGGTCCCTTACAGCCCACTTTATACAAACAATACCCCTCCTTAGCGTTTTCATCGCCAAAATGTTGCACAAATTCGCCCGCGTCAAAATGTCCGCGTCTTTCGCATAAATCATGCACGCGCCGTCCATAAGCCCATGTAGGACGATTGAAGGCATCCAAGCGAGGGAGCGCGTCAAACATCAAAAAGTAAATGATATTGCCCACGATGTTTTTTTCACTTGGGGGGCAACCGGGGACATTGATGATGGGTTGAGAAATGATTTTACTTAAGGCTTGCGCATTGGAGGGATTGGGATAAGCCGCTTGCACGCCCCCAAAGCTAGAACAAGTCCCAATAGCAAAGATTGCCTTAGCGTGCTTGGCAGCGTGGATACACTCTTGAGCCCCCGTGCGCGCCAAAGCACCCATTGTTAAAAAATACTCTGTGCCCTGAGGAATACCCCCCTCCACCATAAGAATATAATTGCCCTTGTGCTTTTCAATGGCTTGTTCTAGGCTTAAGTCCGCTTGGTGGCCGCTAGCAACCATAATGGTTTCATGGTATTCCAAGTTGATGTAATCGAAAATGATGCTATCAATGCTAGGGTCTTCGCTTCTAAGCAAACTCTCGCTACACCCCGTGCATTCAGCCATGTGCAACCAAATGACAGGGAGGCGGTTAGCCATCTCCACCGCCTTGGCTGTGAGCGGCGCAAAACTAGCTGGCAGGGCTAAAGTGGCTGTCATCGCGCCCACCCACTTCATAAAATCGCGCCGCTCAAAACCGCCTTTCTCGATCTCCACATGGAGATTCTTATCAGCATTGTGGGCATTTAAAGATTCTAATTTCTCTAGGCGTTCGGTCATACTCTTAAAAAGCGCGTCATAGGACTCTTGCATGAAGTTCCCCTAATCTCAAAATAAGACCTTAATAATACATCAAAGCAAATATCAGCGGGCTTAAGTTCCTTGTGTGAGCATAAAATGCTTAAGAACTAATTTTGTGCCCGACTTGGTATCAGTAACACTTTGCGTGTGTGCAAAGTTTTTCAATCCCTTTTTGACATTGCATCTTAGTTTTAAGTCTATGCGCTCAAGACTCCCCGCGCTGAATTTGGTTGCAACGAAAGATTTAAACTCCCCACTGAGTTGGCCGTGCATCCTTGGCGTGCCAAATTAGCCGAACCTACACAAATAAACTAAGAAGTTGCTTTTTAACGATTTTTTGCGTGTCGATCTCTTTGATGTCTTCTGGAATCTCAAAAAAGGTCTTGAGCTTGTTCCAATCACTATCTCGTAGCGTTACGATTTCATTTAAGTAGAAACTTACAAAAGAATCACCCAGTTTAGACACAAAGTTTTCAAGTTTAAGTTTTTCTGTGGAGATTTGGCAATACTGCGCATCCTTTTCAAAGCCGATGAAATGCCTTTGTAGTCTTTTGGCAGCTAGGGCGGTGGTGCCCGTGCCCAAAAAGGGGTCAAGCACCACCTCGCCCTCTTCTGTACTCATTAAAAGCAGTCTTTCTAATAAATGCACAGGCAACTGACATGGATGTTTATCGCACTTTTTAGCATGGCGGATAGAATTAAATATTTGCCCTGCCACCCCAATCGTGTATAATGCCCCTAAATTGCAATCAAGGTTTTTTATGGATAGTGGTTTTCTCAATCGGTTATATGCCAGCGATGCGGTGGCGTTTTTAAAAAGCCATGTGCCTAGTGGTGGCGTGGATATGGTTTTGACCTCTCCGCCCTATGATGATTTGCGTCACTACAATGGCTACACCTTTGAGTTTGAAAAAATGGCTTGTGAAATTTTTAGAGTCCTTAAAAAGGGTGGGGTGGCTGTGTGGGTGGTGGGCGATAAAATCAAAAATGGCAACAAGAGCCTCACCAGCTTTAGGCACGCCCTTTACTTCCAAGAAATCGGGTTTAATGTGCATGATGTGATGATTTATGCCAAGAAAAACACCCCCTTCATGCGATCCAACGCCTACACAAACAGCTACGAATACATGTTCGTTTTTTCTAAGGGCAAACCCAAGACTTTTAACCCCCTTAAGGAGGCGACTGCAAGGCATGGGGTGGAAATGTTGGTGGCAAACAAAAAAGCCGATGGCAAAAACCATAAAGTCCCAAGAGAATTAAAAAAGGAAAAAACAAGAACGAATATTTGGTATTACGCTGTAGGGCTGGGCGGCACCACAAACGACAAAGAGGCGTTTAAACACCCCGCCACTTATCCCGAACAACTCGCCCAAGACCATATCCTGTCATGGAGCAATGAGGGGGACCTTGTGCTTGACCCGATGTGCGGGAGCGGCACGACTTGCAAAATGGCTTTTTTAAATCGAAGAAATTTTATCGGCATTGACATTAGCCAAGAATATATAGACTTGGCACAACAAAGGTTGGATAAATACATGGGGATTTTTAAACATGCGATGTAATGATTTTGTGATCGCCACAAAACCCCTAAGCCATGTGTTAAAAAATTCAGTGGGGGTGGTTAGAGCCCTTAATGGAAAATACGCTTTAGTGTGGTTTATCGGTGTCAATGAAATGCTACGCGTCGCCTTTGAAGACTTAGAAACTATCGACATTTGGAAAACAGGCAAGGGGTTTGGCGTTAAAATCTGCAACATTTGCCATGTTTTAAAAAGCACAGAGGATTTTGAAATCAACCAAACAGACGCGAAGGGCAATAAAACAACAAGACCGAGTTGTAGAGAGTGCCGTAAAAACATTGATGGTATAAAACTCTTGCCTGCAGAAAAAGCCAAAATGGACGCAAAAGCCCCATCTAAAGGAAGCATTTTTGTCTGCCCCATTTGCGAGAAAAGAAGCATTGTGGGCGTTACAGCTCAATTAGTAAGAGACCACGACCACAAAACCGGCAAGGGTAGGGAGTGGATATGCGATAGTTGCAACACGGGGCTAGGTAGATTTAAAGACAACCCCAAATTTTTAGAGAAGGTGATCGAATATCTTAAAAAACACGAAAACGACGAAGCCAAAGAATTCTAAACTCTTTTAGTATAAAATTTTGTCCTTACATCCCAATATCTGCTTTTTAATCTAAACTTTGTTTTGAGTCTAAGCCACGCTTAGCCTCCCTGTAATTCCTGCAAACTCATCGAGGGATTGTGGCTAAATTTAGAATATTCTAACAAACTTAAAAGCACCTTTTCGACCGCTTTAAGAGTGGTGAAGTAGGAGATTTTATTTTTCAACACTTGCATGCGGATAATTTTAGAATCCTCATTGAGTCGATCGCTGGTGTTAATCGCCATGTCTATCTGCTGATTTAGCATGAAATCTGAAATATTAGGCCGTCCCTCAGAGATTTTAAGCACCTGCACGCTCTCTAAGCCTTCAGCTTGCAGGGCTTTATGCGTGCCGGTAGTAGCATACAGCTTAAAACCCAAACTCACAAAAGCGCGCATTAAGGGCATTGCCCTTTGTTTGTCGCCATCCTTCAAGGACACAAAGAGATTGCCTGAGAGCTTAATAGGGTTATTACAAGCCAGTTGGGATTTATAAAAGGCTTCAGCCAAAGTGCGCCCTACACCAGCCACCTCGCCCGTGCTCTTCATCTCAGGTCCTAGCACTAAATCCGCTCCATAAAGTTTATTAAAAGGAAATACACTCTCTTTGACAAAGACATAATTCAAGGG
This portion of the Helicobacter felis ATCC 49179 genome encodes:
- a CDS encoding hydrogenase small subunit, which produces MQESYDALFKSMTERLEKLESLNAHNADKNLHVEIEKGGFERRDFMKWVGAMTATLALPASFAPLTAKAVEMANRLPVIWLHMAECTGCSESLLRSEDPSIDSIIFDYINLEYHETIMVASGHQADLSLEQAIEKHKGNYILMVEGGIPQGTEYFLTMGALARTGAQECIHAAKHAKAIFAIGTCSSFGGVQAAYPNPSNAQALSKIISQPIINVPGCPPSEKNIVGNIIYFLMFDALPRLDAFNRPTWAYGRRVHDLCERRGHFDAGEFVQHFGDENAKEGYCLYKVGCKGPYTFNNCSTLRFNSHTSWPIQAGHGCIGCSEPNFWDTMSPFEEPISNRLIVPITSAFGGVGADRVADNVGIIALSAAGIGIAMHALLAGLKKDDQGDAYV
- a CDS encoding DNA-methyltransferase, producing the protein MAGQIFNSIRHAKKCDKHPCQLPVHLLERLLLMSTEEGEVVLDPFLGTGTTALAAKRLQRHFIGFEKDAQYCQISTEKLKLENFVSKLGDSFVSFYLNEIVTLRDSDWNKLKTFFEIPEDIKEIDTQKIVKKQLLSLFV
- a CDS encoding DNA-methyltransferase yields the protein MDSGFLNRLYASDAVAFLKSHVPSGGVDMVLTSPPYDDLRHYNGYTFEFEKMACEIFRVLKKGGVAVWVVGDKIKNGNKSLTSFRHALYFQEIGFNVHDVMIYAKKNTPFMRSNAYTNSYEYMFVFSKGKPKTFNPLKEATARHGVEMLVANKKADGKNHKVPRELKKEKTRTNIWYYAVGLGGTTNDKEAFKHPATYPEQLAQDHILSWSNEGDLVLDPMCGSGTTCKMAFLNRRNFIGIDISQEYIDLAQQRLDKYMGIFKHAM
- a CDS encoding Hpy99I family type II restriction endonuclease (The prototype restriction enzyme for this family is found in Helicobacter pylori and recognizes the site CGWCG.); its protein translation is MRCNDFVIATKPLSHVLKNSVGVVRALNGKYALVWFIGVNEMLRVAFEDLETIDIWKTGKGFGVKICNICHVLKSTEDFEINQTDAKGNKTTRPSCRECRKNIDGIKLLPAEKAKMDAKAPSKGSIFVCPICEKRSIVGVTAQLVRDHDHKTGKGREWICDSCNTGLGRFKDNPKFLEKVIEYLKKHENDEAKEF